In Humulus lupulus chromosome 7, drHumLupu1.1, whole genome shotgun sequence, the following are encoded in one genomic region:
- the LOC133788573 gene encoding large ribosomal subunit protein uL11x-like, translating into MPPKFDPSQVVDVYVRVTGGEVGAASSLAPKIGPLGLSPKKIGEDIAKETAKDWKGLRVTVKLTVQNRQAKVSVVPSAAALVIKALKEPERDRKKTKNIKHNGNISLDDVIEIAKVMRPRSIAKELAGTVKEILGTCVSVGCSVDGKDPKDLQEEISNGDVEIPQD; encoded by the coding sequence ATGCCGCCGAAGTTCGATCCCTCTCAGGTAGTGGACGTTTACGTCCGAGTCACCGGGGGAGAGGTTGGTGCGGCTAGTTCTCTCGCTCCCAAGATCGGTCCACTGGGTCTGTCCCCAAAGAAGATCGGAGAAGACATAGCCAAGGAGACCGCTAAGGATTGGAAGGGTCTACGAGTCACTGTCAAGCTCACGGTTCAGAACCGTCAGGCAAAGGTTTCAGTGGTGCCGTCAGCGGCGGCTCTGGTCATCAAAGCTCTCAAGGAGCCTGAGCGTGACAGAAAGAAGACTAAGAACATCAAGCACAATGGGAACATTTCTCTTGATGACGTGATCGAGATCGCGAAGGTCATGAGGCCTAGGTCCATTGCCAAGGAACTCGCCGGTACCGTCAAGGAAATTCTCGGCACGTGCGTGTCTGTTGGGTGCTCGGTCGATGGAAAGGACCCCAAGGATTTACAGGAGGAGATTTCAAATGGAGATGTCGAAATTCCCCAGGATTGA